Proteins encoded in a region of the Flavobacterium sp. MDT1-60 genome:
- the hisC gene encoding histidinol-phosphate transaminase has product MEFDINTITRENVKTLKPYSSARDEFEDFDTAEMIFLDANENPFQNGVNRYPDPQQSSVKAILAKNNNVKSSQILLGNGSDEVLDLLFRAFCEPKTDNIISLPPTYGMYSVLANINAVENREVLLSTDFQPQVEKILEAVDAHTKIIFLCSPNNPTGNSFSDESVVKLLQNFKGLVVIDEAYIDFSDKESWLTEMDEYPNLVITQTLSKAYGLAGIRLGICYASEAVISVLNKIKPPYNVNELTQQRAILRLKDSDKIKQEITSIIEQREELLKVLLEVSFVEKVYPTEANFVLVKVDDANKRYDELIAKGIVIRNRTTQPLCENCLRFTIGIPEENDKLKDILLGLNK; this is encoded by the coding sequence ATGGAATTCGATATAAATACAATAACACGTGAAAACGTAAAAACATTAAAACCATATTCCTCTGCACGAGATGAGTTTGAAGATTTTGATACTGCCGAAATGATTTTTTTGGATGCCAATGAAAATCCGTTTCAGAATGGTGTGAATCGTTATCCTGATCCACAGCAAAGTTCAGTAAAGGCGATTTTGGCTAAGAATAATAATGTAAAATCAAGTCAGATTTTACTAGGAAACGGAAGCGACGAAGTTTTGGATTTACTTTTCAGGGCTTTTTGTGAACCAAAAACAGATAATATTATTTCATTGCCACCAACCTACGGAATGTACAGTGTTTTGGCGAATATTAATGCGGTAGAAAATAGGGAAGTTTTACTTTCAACAGATTTTCAACCACAGGTTGAGAAAATTTTAGAAGCTGTTGATGCTCATACAAAAATCATCTTTTTATGTTCGCCAAATAACCCAACAGGAAATTCTTTCTCTGATGAAAGTGTGGTGAAATTACTTCAAAATTTTAAAGGATTGGTTGTCATTGATGAAGCTTATATTGACTTTTCAGACAAAGAAAGCTGGTTGACAGAAATGGATGAGTATCCAAATTTGGTTATTACACAAACACTTTCAAAAGCGTATGGTTTGGCCGGAATTCGTTTAGGAATTTGTTATGCTTCTGAAGCTGTAATTTCGGTTCTGAACAAAATAAAACCACCGTATAACGTAAATGAATTAACTCAACAGAGGGCCATTTTACGTTTAAAGGATTCTGATAAGATAAAACAAGAAATAACTTCTATAATTGAGCAAAGAGAGGAATTACTTAAAGTTTTACTTGAGGTTAGTTTTGTTGAAAAAGTGTATCCAACAGAGGCAAATTTTGTACTCGTAAAAGTAGATGATGCCAACAAAAGATATGACGAATTAATTGCAAAAGGAATCGTAATTCGCAACAGAACAACTCAGCCCTTATGCGAAAATTGTTTGCGTTTTACAATTGGAATTCCAGAGGAGAATGATAAATTGAAGGACATTTTATTGGGATTAAATAAGTAG
- the hisD gene encoding histidinol dehydrogenase, whose product MNKIDNPKPETWSEILKRSTKTIEDIEVTVKEIFKEVQKKGDEAVAKYTSIFDGIAFDNYEVTPEEIEEAINSISDELKASIQLAKANILKFHTAQKTDRISVETTEGVNCWQEKRPIQKIGLYIPGGTAPLFSTVLMLAVPAEIAGCKEIVLCSPPDKTGKINPAILYTANLCGVTKILKVGGIQAIAGMTFGTQSIPKVYKIFGPGNQFVTVAKQLATQFGVAIDMPAGPSELLIVADDTAVPSFVASDLLSQAEHGTDSQVILVSTSNKLIDAVEKEIQIQLEALPRKAIAKKAIENSKLIYIENDQIALDLINEYGPEHFIICSEYDDFYCNGIVNAGSVFIGNYTPESAGDYASGTNHTLPTNGYAKNYSGVNLDSFMKSMTFQKISKTGILNIGKAIEIMAEAEGLQAHKNAVTLRLKSIE is encoded by the coding sequence ATGAATAAGATAGACAATCCAAAACCAGAAACCTGGTCAGAAATATTAAAAAGATCAACCAAAACAATCGAAGATATCGAAGTTACGGTTAAAGAAATTTTTAAAGAAGTACAGAAAAAAGGGGATGAAGCCGTTGCAAAATACACATCAATTTTCGACGGAATTGCTTTTGACAATTATGAAGTTACTCCGGAAGAAATTGAAGAAGCAATTAATTCGATTTCAGACGAGTTGAAAGCTTCAATTCAATTGGCAAAAGCAAATATTCTAAAATTTCACACGGCTCAAAAAACAGATCGAATTTCAGTTGAAACGACAGAGGGTGTAAATTGCTGGCAGGAAAAAAGACCAATTCAAAAAATTGGTTTGTATATTCCGGGTGGTACAGCGCCTTTGTTTTCAACAGTTTTAATGTTGGCAGTTCCTGCTGAAATTGCAGGCTGTAAAGAAATTGTTTTGTGTTCGCCTCCAGACAAAACAGGAAAAATAAATCCGGCGATTTTGTATACGGCCAACTTATGCGGAGTTACCAAAATATTAAAAGTAGGCGGAATTCAGGCAATTGCGGGAATGACATTTGGAACGCAATCAATTCCGAAAGTGTATAAAATTTTCGGACCAGGAAATCAGTTTGTAACAGTAGCAAAACAATTGGCAACTCAGTTTGGAGTAGCGATCGATATGCCGGCCGGACCTTCAGAATTGTTGATTGTTGCTGATGATACCGCGGTTCCGTCATTTGTAGCATCCGATTTATTATCTCAGGCAGAGCACGGAACAGATAGTCAGGTCATTTTGGTTTCGACTTCAAATAAATTAATTGATGCTGTTGAAAAAGAAATTCAAATACAACTTGAAGCACTTCCGAGAAAAGCAATTGCTAAAAAAGCTATTGAGAATTCAAAATTAATTTATATTGAAAATGATCAGATTGCTTTGGATTTAATCAATGAATACGGTCCCGAACACTTTATTATTTGTTCCGAATACGATGATTTTTATTGCAACGGAATTGTAAACGCAGGTTCTGTTTTTATTGGTAATTATACACCGGAAAGCGCTGGAGATTATGCTTCTGGAACAAATCATACATTACCTACAAACGGTTACGCTAAGAATTATAGCGGAGTAAATCTGGATAGCTTTATGAAATCAATGACATTTCAGAAAATCTCTAAAACCGGAATTCTAAACATTGGAAAAGCTATTGAAATTATGGCTGAAGCCGAAGGGTTACAAGCGCATAAAAATGCTGTAACGTTGAGATTAAAGAGTATAGAGTAA